The Primulina tabacum isolate GXHZ01 chromosome 1, ASM2559414v2, whole genome shotgun sequence genome contains the following window.
caaaataattaaacaaagaTATTAAATATCATATGTAAAAATTCCGATACTTTGACAAATGCTAATCAatgataattataattatatttattataaagattatatcatatattatttttacagTAGAAAATAACTTAGAGTctttttattaatcattaaaTCTCTTTTCATTAATtacatattcaaagttttgattGATGATTGATTTTACAAGCAATACATGTAATTTTTTAGttatacaatttaataaaataattatgcctATAACATATATATTCGTTATAGatgtttttttttcatattttttgtgGAAATcgtactatattttaaaatcaaaattaaactctttattttcaattCTTTGTTAAAAACCCATAAAATATGTTAGTTATTCTATTATTgcacatatatttataattttttcatatatatataattttgtgatactataatttattatttaattagaaattgtaataaaaatataattacaaaattacaataaaatcattggaaaaaaatgtagagagaaaattaaaatgacaaaacatttaaatgtagtataaagatgaattatttgataaaattaatataggagTTACGTTCTATTATTGAAGTGTGTATAGacggttaattttgtcattacacaATTGAAAAACAATGTCCTTTATCAACACTTTTATAagtatatagatatagataaatCCGTTAGAAGATACAAGATATAATGGATCGACCAATGATGTTATCCAATTACGATCCATTTCCACATCGACATCGTGTctatgtaaaataaaaatagcTAAGGAAATTTCAAATGCCGAATTGATATAAATTACGCAATCGATGGGTACTAAGTAAATATTCGTCAAACTCTTTCTCATTAAATAATTTTGCTagtaacatttaattaatggatGCATGAAATGTATAGAAACAATTTAAGATTTCAAACATTGTATAGAATCGAACAATGTTGATGGGAAGGTTGCACACTACCCCACATGAtctgggtcattgattttaaaaaaactgaTGGACCCTATGTATGTGTATATAAATTTGGGTCTTTGATCTTTTCATGGACAGTGCGTAGGATGAAATATTCCCCACTAGAcgtgtatttattatatatttaatcaataataataaatggtCTCACTTATAGCAATCTAGACTTGGTCAAAAAATGTATAGGAAAAGTTGTCATTTAACCCCAAAAATGTAACGCGTATTCACCCTTTTGTTCAAAGGCCAAAACCATGTTTTGAGAACTTCTCAAAACATATTAGACTCAATTTTTTTTAGctgtttttttatatataatttgaagGGTCTAAAATTCGATTAATCCTCCtctatataatttttatgttatataatatatgtatttcCTTTTATTTGTAAAACCTCGTACGTACTCTGTTTTGTTTTGCGACTTGTTATCTCGAGATCTTCGCACCAAATTCATTTAATagttatttatataaataaattattattaatttttttacggATAAAAAAAAAGATTCTATTTTAATTCGAAGTAAAGTCGAATAActtgctttaaaaaaaaaatattagtaatAGCTTGTATTGTATATTAGGAAGTATGAAATTGTACACGAAAGAAACACGCACGCATACAGAAACGAACACAAGTGAAGGGTGAACCCCAAGAAACTGCGCAAAGGTAACGGAAGTAGCTGTATCAAATGATGTTTGTGGTACCTTCAGATTCTCCCTGAAAAGATATATATTATCTTCTGTTCGTGTTCCGCGGATTCTGCGGCTCGGCTGCAGAAGTTTCTGGGAAAAATTGTTCAAAACCTCAAGTTATTTCTCATTTGTTAAATTCTCGTTTGGTTTTTTTGCATGTACATGTGTCATATGTTTGTGGGCTTGTTCAAGATTGACTGAAAGTTTCGTAAAACTGCAGAAGTTCGGTTAGTTCTTGTCCAAAGTGTGGCAATATACTTCCAGAGGTCACCAATTACTCTGTGGTGGTTGTGGTGCTGTGCTTAAAGGTACATTTCCTTCAATTTCTATAGTTTTTTTTAGCTTTTTTGatgtaaatatttcaagaaacagGAAAATTAGGAGACCTAAAATTCAGGGATATGATTTTTTTAGGATGTCTAGCTCAAGTTCTCAAATTGGACGAGTTTTTCTTGGTGGTCAGAAAATTTCTCCGTAGTTTCGTTTTTTTAATGCCGGAAACGTTGAAAATTTGTTGGTTATCAGTTGTTTCGTCCTTGATTTTTTTCTGTCTGCTGCAATGTTTGACTTTTTAGCCAAGAGCAAAGTTGTTGACTTTAACAAATTATTAGAGAAATCTGGTGAGGAAAAGACCGCAGAGACACGTTCTGATAAATCTGGAAAGTACATGTTTCAGCAAAAAGAATGATGGACATGAATGATGATTCAGAAAGTGATGTGAGATCAACCATTAGTTCTTCAAGTCGAGCCGAGAGGAGGAGGATTTCGCGCGTTGGTGCTGAAAATCATAGGATTCATCTGATGGGCGAGGAGAAGTGGGATGTTGAGAATGATGCAATCCAAGATAGAAGATCAGACGGACTCCGAGCGAAAATTGCTCTAGGTTTTGAGTATTTGGCAGTTGATGATGAGAAAGAAGAGATTGGATTTCGGAGATCAAAGCGAGCTGCAGATGTAAGAAACACAGATATAAGTGAAATTAATGGTTTTCGGAGGGCTCAGAGAATGTATAATGAGGGGATGAGATACTCAATTGAAGGCTCATCAAATTTCTTGCCAAAGTCTGGTTATGGGTTTGATAATCTAACGAGGAATGTGGGTAATTATATGGATGAGCTCAACACTGTTGACTATGCTGGAAGAGATCGAGCCGTGCAgttgaatgagtttgatgagcAAAAAGATCAGAGTAACAAGGGTAAAGAAAAGGTTCCTTTTGGTGGGGGAGTAACTCATCCAGAACCATATGTATCTAAACATTCTAATGTCGATACATCATTGGGAATGAATAGGGGAGCTCTCCAACACTCACATGCCGATTCACAGATGAGAAGACCGTCTTATGAAACTCAATACAATGATCCACCTCCGTTGATGCGAAGGCAAGAAATGGGTAGCAATGGATATTTTCCTCCACAATATCCTCCTAGTCACGATCGGGGTTATGGGGACCCATTAAGTTCACAAATGCTAAGAGAAAACCCGCTTAGAACTCCGGCTCTTAGTCAATATCAGCCATCTCGTGCATATATTCCTGAACGGTACAAGAGTGATGGCATGGTTTATACGGATTCAATTGATACATATGCTCCTAATGTTAGCCGTCACCATCCATCTTGCTCTTGTTTCCAGTGCCGCAACAAGAGAGATGTTCCTCTCTCTTTTCAATCTTCTGCATACGGCAATAAGTTTTCTGGTGTTCGGAATGACATGATGTATAATCATGGCAATAATGGTTCATTTGGTCTACGAGAATATAACCGGAGAATGTCCAATTCATCATCTGTGAGATCCCAGAATCCACAGTTAAACGCTAGATGGCCTGGTGATGTAAAACCTGAAGTTAATGGGGTTGTTCGATCCCGTCCTCACAGGGTGAATTTATCTTCTGGTGGACGATATTGTTGTCCTATAGCTGGTGGCGCTCCGTTCCTTATGTGCCACAGTTGTTTTGAGTTGCTCCAGTTGCctaagaaatttttttcccaGAATAGTGAcagaaagaaaatgagatgtgGGGAGTGTTCCACGGTGATATTTTTCACAGTTTCGAACAAGAACTTAGTTGTTTTAATTGATGATGTGGAGGAAGTGAATGCTCCTGTAAAAGTTGATGACAATACGGTCATGCTGCCGACACACGTAGATGGTCGTGTAAATCAAGTTAGTACGATCTTTTCATCTGATGATTTCGATGATTCTCGTTTTGATTTCCGGTCTATGGATCGAGAACTAGGACAACTTTCAACTGGCAATGGACGCAATAACAAGTTTATGGATCTTAAAAATCCTCGTTCTATGCCAGATAGTGAAAAATCGGCTGCCGCGCCAAATGGTTCCAACTTGAATGAGCTGCCAGTTGGGAGCAAAGGAACTCCACCTCCTGCTGGCTCACTGCTTGTAGAATCGTCCGGATATTCAAACGAGCATCATGGAATGGACAATTCCGGAGAAAGTGACAAAATATTGCCAAGCAAGACATCAACTAGGCAGATTTCGATGAACGATTCATCACCAGTGACTGAGATAGATATTTCAACCAATGAATATGCTAATACCGGAACAACTTTTGATTCGGGTGACGGAAGCAGCAGACAAGGAGGTCGTGGGGCTCAGTCATTTTTTGCTGGCATTAAAAATAGGATCTTTAAAGATTCAAATAAAACCAATCAAACTCTTGAGCCGGAAGAGGCCAACGTCACTGTTAACGGGCATTTAATTTCCGATAGATTAATCAAGAAAGCTGAAAGACTTGCTGGACCAATCCACCCTGGGCATTACTGGTATATATTCCACCCTCTTCCTCTGTATCAAATAAGCTCAGCTCCCTTTTATTCGTCAACTTTGTTTACTTGCTAATTTTCTTTCACCAGGTATGATTTCCGAGCTGGATTCTGGGGCGTTATGGGAGGTCCTTGCCTTGGCATAATTCCTGTCAGTTGATTATTTTCTAGAATTTTCGGTGACCTGAAGTTCCACAACAGCTTTTTATCATTTATAAAATTTCTGTACCATTTCTTGCAGCCATTTATACCAGAATTTCACCATCACATGCCTGAAAATTGTTCTAGTGGAGACACACGCGTGTATGTAAATGGCAGAGAACTCGGCCAAAAAGATCTGAACTTGTTGGGAAATAGGGGGATGCCAACAGAAAGAGAGAAGGCATACATTCTTGAGATGTCTGGAAGAATCCTTGATGAGGATAGCGGTGAGGAACTAACCGGCCTAGGCAAGCTTGCCCCAACGTGAGTTGCTCTTTTCTTGTGTGGAGTTTATAGAATCTCTTTGTTTGCACAATATTTTGATATAGCCTCAACACTCGTATTAATTTTTTCATGTTCTCTCCACTGCATGAAGTAATTGCCCGTTACTGATGACAAAAAGATTACTTTTATAATGTGACATCACCATAGCCTGTGCAAGTATGACTTATATCAGTTCGACAGAGTCTTGAATTTGGTGGAGATTTCAATATACAAGCATCTCATAACAAATGCATCCTCCTTGGACTCGGACATCTTTTATCTGTCACGATGTCTCATGAGAATATTCCTACTTGATAGTtttaagaaataaaaatcattataaGTTGAAACAGTTTGCAGAATCAACGTGGACCATTTCGATGATTTACTAACTTAATATTGTGCAGTGTGGAGAAGGCAAGGCGTGGATTTGGCATGAAGGATCCCAATGAAGCTGCACAACCTACAGCTGTCTGAGGACTCGTATGCATTTCGACTACTCTTATGCATGAATCCTCCTAGAAAAACAATATTCTTTTCgctaataataataagattacAAAACACCAAAGGGAATTACATGATTTGATTGATTCCTGTCCAATTGTGGCTAATGTATATATGTGTGCATGAATGCATCAGGATGTCTCCATGATGTTCGCATGTATGCTGTAAAATCTCTAAACCTTTTTTTAAGCTTCCAGGATTTGTGACACTCTGCAGTTCTTGCCTGTGAAAATAAACGGCATTGCCTCGTTTCTTTATCATCGATTCAGGACACGACTATGCAACTGTATCCTGGAAAAGATGTAGATAATCAGATGTTTTGTCTTGTTTTTTCAGTTTTTATCAAGGATTTTATGGCTAGATGTGATTCTGTGTACTCGAGAATTTCGTCTGGTTTAATGTGAATGGTTTTGTCTGCAAACCGTGTAATCGAACTCCATTGAGAATTAAGCATTTTGTTTTTGCAGGACATTGAACTtttgaatcaaaatcaagatgAAACTACCTTTAAACTATATTTTGTAGTTTCTCATTAAGATGAAAACATGGTTCAATTTGTTTTGAGAATTCTTTTAGGTTTTATTTGGATGGAAGAATTGGTTTGGACAATGTTTTGAACGATGaatttaaaatgacaatcatctcgaataaatttgaaatccacCACAATCACTATTGAAATTACATAACTTGACATGAATTAGATTTGAAATTCGCTTCACTTTTCTCATTCACGCaattcaaataaattaaaattttatatttgaaatacaAACTCTCAAATCTGTCCCGAACACAATCTCAGAGACTTCAAAATTGTCAATAAAAAATTCTTCCAACGGCCCCTCGTAAGAACAATCTATGGCATGTGAATTAATGTATACGTATAAAGAAATAGGTTATTTTATccattaatatattattaaacttCAAAATGAAACCAatcttatataaattttgattCAAAAAATGTTTTGATTCGTATGAATAATGAATATATACATGCACACAATGCATGGAACAAGAACTGgcaatttaagaaaaaaatcacGAAATTTTTTCTCTTGTGatataccgatattcacaataaaaagtaatactattagcataaaaattaatattttttcatagatgacccaaataagacaTCAGTCTAACAAAatacccgtgagatcgtctcacacaaatttttataaaaaaaatatagaaatgtatttaaaattaaatttttgagataaataatttatataaaacaATTTAACCAATTATTGGTCCATGTGATGAGATATGGGTGGTAGGTCATGTGGTAAACTTTTTGTTAATAGGGCCGAAGGGGCATTGAAAATTTAGAAAGAGGGCCCACTAAGGCCCACAACACCTGTGATGACTGTGATAGAAATGAGAGGTTCATAAAATTTCATCCTCAATGTGTCTGATCTCAATTTATAATTGAACTGTCGGCTATTTTTTTCACTTTATAAAAAGGATGATAACATTTTCAATATATCTAAAATTAGTTAGAAATTCTCCATGtttccaaaaattaaaaatataaacactGGAAAAATTAATGCTTAATAAATCACTCTTTTAAACCAAACAGTTTTATATTCAAATTAGCTCCAAATATCGAAAAACACACGCGCTGacacaaatataaataataatactaaAGAAACATATATCTAGAAAAGAAACATATATCTAGAAAACATAAATTCTACATAAAAACTcacgtgagacggtctcacgggtaaattttgtgagacaactATTTTATTCGAGTGtcatatgaaaaaatattattttttataaaaaaatattaatttttattgtaaatatgaatagtat
Protein-coding sequences here:
- the LOC142553206 gene encoding uncharacterized protein LOC142553206 encodes the protein MMDMNDDSESDVRSTISSSSRAERRRISRVGAENHRIHLMGEEKWDVENDAIQDRRSDGLRAKIALGFEYLAVDDEKEEIGFRRSKRAADVRNTDISEINGFRRAQRMYNEGMRYSIEGSSNFLPKSGYGFDNLTRNVGNYMDELNTVDYAGRDRAVQLNEFDEQKDQSNKGKEKVPFGGGVTHPEPYVSKHSNVDTSLGMNRGALQHSHADSQMRRPSYETQYNDPPPLMRRQEMGSNGYFPPQYPPSHDRGYGDPLSSQMLRENPLRTPALSQYQPSRAYIPERYKSDGMVYTDSIDTYAPNVSRHHPSCSCFQCRNKRDVPLSFQSSAYGNKFSGVRNDMMYNHGNNGSFGLREYNRRMSNSSSVRSQNPQLNARWPGDVKPEVNGVVRSRPHRVNLSSGGRYCCPIAGGAPFLMCHSCFELLQLPKKFFSQNSDRKKMRCGECSTVIFFTVSNKNLVVLIDDVEEVNAPVKVDDNTVMLPTHVDGRVNQVSTIFSSDDFDDSRFDFRSMDRELGQLSTGNGRNNKFMDLKNPRSMPDSEKSAAAPNGSNLNELPVGSKGTPPPAGSLLVESSGYSNEHHGMDNSGESDKILPSKTSTRQISMNDSSPVTEIDISTNEYANTGTTFDSGDGSSRQGGRGAQSFFAGIKNRIFKDSNKTNQTLEPEEANVTVNGHLISDRLIKKAERLAGPIHPGHYWYDFRAGFWGVMGGPCLGIIPPFIPEFHHHMPENCSSGDTRVYVNGRELGQKDLNLLGNRGMPTEREKAYILEMSGRILDEDSGEELTGLGKLAPTVEKARRGFGMKDPNEAAQPTAV